A single region of the Malus sylvestris chromosome 8, drMalSylv7.2, whole genome shotgun sequence genome encodes:
- the LOC126632643 gene encoding nitrate regulatory gene2 protein-like, with translation MGCGGSKVDNLPLVMLCKERKDHIKTASDQRYALAAAHFSYFHSLQHIGDALCKFVDEDLIVSGAGESSSPPGSPVLTLPSDEGKPRKRKPHTNHSSSTSISHSVSADSLKADDIDDAHIHLSSGSESESEFDSSSGHINIEDSPEQEVPSSSSYRYPPNSHVYYMRRTETPMQTVFYEEPERYPTQNGPYPDPYPRYSGFQPYGGGGFLGYPMGSPANSENPYNRRQPSPPPPAGPPPAPPSPPRVSTWDFLNVFDTFDNSGYPGYYPKARYGYGSTTSSPDSKEVREREGIPDLEDETEQEVLKEVHKEKRRGNADGNVNRNRNQNSGEGTSRAVPLKQPSSEESSGTVPLHSSESSHSVNGKEIKSSPDTNGSKNSEEEYVKKKRVSFEFEVEIEAASTHDVGSSKGSSLTTLSVHGTRDLQEVVKEIRDEFETASSYGKEVAMLLEVGKLPYQRRGAALKVVFSRILYLVAPSLLSSPPSSMPPVRLNSKTVKMANAYQGEPGKDFNKKPGNLSSTLEKLYAWEKKLYKEVKDEEKLRVDYEKKCKKLKKLDYHGAESAKVDATQASVRKLLTKINVCIRAVDTISRRIHKLRDEELLPQVAELIHGLIRMWKSMLKCHQKQFQAIMVSKIRSLKVSAGLRRDSDLKATLELEMELLSWCASFNNWVNTQKSYVESLNGWLSRCINQEPEETPDGVAPFSPSQMGAPPIFVVCNDWCQATERISEKGVADAMHDFASTLHQLWERQDKEQRRRIKAEHVSKNLESQLRKLHMERLKRDHDHDASTDKTALSKSPSDSGVSPLDDLKVDLDSMKKRLAEERARHKEAIKLVNHAASNSLQGGLVPILETLSSFTSEALKGHEQVRLEDAGGS, from the exons ATGGGCTGCGGTGGCTCCAAGGTCGACAACTTGCCGCTAGTCATGCTTTGCAAGGAGCGAAAGGACCATATCAAAACGGCGTCGGACCAGCGCTACGCTCTCGCCGCAGCCCACTTCTCCTATTTCCACTCCCTCCAGCACATAGGCGACGCCCTCTGCAAGTTCGTCGACGAAGACCTCATTGTATCCGGCGCCGGCGAGTCGTCCTCGCCGCCGGGATCTCCGGTTCTCACGTTGCCTTCCGACGAAGGCAAGCCCAGAAAGAGGAAACCCCATACAAACCACTCGTCGTCTACATCGATATCGCACTCTGTTTCCGCTGATTCGCTAAAAGCGGACGACATTGACGACGCTCACATACATTTGTCGTCTGGGTCCGAGTCAGAATCCGAGTTTGACTCATCGTCGGGTCACATTAACATCGAGGACAGCCCGGAGCAAGAGGtaccctcttcttcttcctatcGTTACCCTCCGAATTCACATGTCTATTATATGAGAAGGACGGAGACGCCGATGCAGACGGTGTTTTATGAAGAGCCGGAGAGATATCCGACCCAAAATGGTCCTTATCCGGATCCCTATCCGCGTTATTCGGGTTTTCAGCCGTATGGCGGTGGTGGGTTTTTGGGGTACCCGATGGGGTCACCGGCGAATAGTGAGAATCCGTACAATCGACGGCAGCCAAGCCCACCACCACCAGCCGGTCCTCCACCGGCACCGCCTTCGCCTCCAAGGGTCTCGACTTGGGATTTCCTGAATGTGTTTGATACTTTTGATAATAGTGGTTACCCAGGTTACTATCCGAAGGCTAGATACGGGTACGGGTCCACGACGAGCAGTCCGGACTCGAaggaggtgagggagagagaggggatTCCCGATTTGGAGGATGAGACAGAGCAGGAAGTGTTGAAAGAGGTTCACAAGGAGAAGCGGAGGGGGAATGCGGATGGTAATGTGAACAGGAATAGGAATCAAAATTCGGGTGAAGGGACTTCAAGGGCTGTGCCATTGAAGCAGCCAAGCAGTGAGGAGAGTTCAGGGACAGTGCCATTGCATAGCAGTGAGAGTTCCCATTCTGTCAATGGGAAGGAGATAAAGAGCAGTCCAGATACAAATGGATCGAAAAACTCCGAAGAGGAGTATGTGAAGAAAAAGAGGGTGAGTTTTGAGTTTGAGGTTGAGATTGAAGCTGCATCGACGCATGATgttggatcttcaaaggggAGTAGCTTAACTACATTGTCAGTCCACGGTACAAGGGACCTTCAGGAGGTTGTGAAGGAAATCAGGGATGAGTTCGAGACAGCCTCTAGTTATGGGAAAGAAGTTGCCATGCTGCTTGAGGTGGGCAAGTTGCCTTATCAGCGTAGAGGTGCTGCACTTAAAG TTGTCTTCTCGAGGATCCTTTACCTTGTAGCACCTTCCCTGCTTTCTTCACCCCCGTCATCCATGCCCCCAGTAAGATTAAACTCTAAGACTGTGAAAATGGCAAACGCTTACCAGGGAGAACCTGGAAAAGATTTCAATAAGAAGCCTGGAAACCTCTCATCAACTTTGGAGAAACTATATGCATGGGAGAAAAAATTGTACAAGGAAGTCAAG GACGAAGAAAAGCTACGGGTTGACTATGAAAAGAAATGCAAGAAATTGAAAAAACTAGATTATCATGGAGCTGAGTCTGCTAAGGTTGATGCCACCCAGGCTTCTGTACGGAAGTTGCTAACAAAAATTAATGTTTGTATCAGAGCTGTTGATACCATATCGAGGAGGATACATAAACTGAGGGATGAAGAATTGCTTCCCCAAGTTGCAGAATTGATTCATGG ATTGATAAGAATGTGGAAATCCATGCTCAAATGCCACCAGAAACAGTTCCAAGCTATTATGGTGAGCAAAATTCGATCTCTTAAGGTGAGTGCTGGCCTTCGAAGAGATTCTGATTTGAAAGCTACTCTTGAACTTGAAATGGAGCTTCTGAGCTGGTGCGCGTCCTTTAACAATTGGGTTAACACCCAAAAGTCCTATGTGGAGTCCTTAAATGGATGGCTTTCAAGGTGCATTAACCAGGAACCTGAAGAAACGCCTGATGGAGTTGCCCCTTTCTCCCCAAGCCAGATGGGAGCTCCACCCATTTTTGTAGTTTGTAATGATTGGTGCCAAGCAACGGAAAGAATTTCTGAAAAGGGGGTGGCAGATGCGATGCATGATTTTGCTTCAACCTTACACCAGTTATGGGAAAGGCAGGACAAGGAGCAACGTCGAAGGATCAAAGCTGAGCATGTCTCCAAGAATTTGGAGAGCCAACTTAGAAAATTGCATATGGAGAGGTTGAAAAGAGACCATGACCATGATGCATCGACAGACAAAACCGCTCTGTCAAAGTCACCTTCCGATAGTGGAGTTTCACCACTGGATGATCTGAAGGTGGATTTGGATTCAATGAAGAAGAGATTAGCCGAGGAGAGAGCGAGGCATAAGGAGGCCATCAAATTGGTTAATCATGCAGCTTCCAATAGTTTGCAAGGTGGTTTGGTCCCAATTCTTGAAACTTTAAGTAGTTTCACTTCAGAGGCTCTGAAAGGTCACGAGCAAGTCAGACTTGAAGATGCTGGAGGCTCATAG